A genome region from Oryctolagus cuniculus chromosome 20, mOryCun1.1, whole genome shotgun sequence includes the following:
- the LOC100343752 gene encoding peroxisomal succinyl-coenzyme A thioesterase has translation MAATVSVEPAGPCCWDEPVRIAVRGLAPEQPVTLRASLRDEKGALFRAHARYCADAGGQLDLARAPALGGSFAGLEPMGLLWALQPDRPFWRLTKRDVQTPLAVELEVLDGHAPEPGQLLARALLERRFLPPGVRRQPVRAGRVRATLFLPPGSGPFPGVIDIYGVGGGLVEYRASLLAGHGFATMALAFYGFEDLPKEYGDIHLDYFEEALCYMIEHPQVKGPSVGLLGISLGADICLSMASFLKNISATVSINGSGFSGNRTIRYQQTSIPPLGHDLRRSKVAFSGLLDIVDIRNDVVGWCENPSMIPVERAQGPLLCIVGQDDHNWRSELYAQIISERLQARGKDSPQVMSYPGTGHYIEPPYFPVCLASLHKLPNKPVLWGGEPRAHSHAQVDAWKQILAFFGKHLGGAQKRLPPKL, from the exons ATGGCGGCGACGGTGAGCGTGGAGCCCGCGGGCCCCTGCTGCTGGGACGAGCCGGTGCGCATCGCCGTGCGCGGCCTGGCCCCCGAGCAGCCGGTCACGCTGCGCGCGTCCCTGCGCGACGAGAAGGGCGCGCTCTTCCGGGCCCACGCGCGCTACTGCGCCGACGCCGGCGGCCAGCTGGACCTGGCGCGCGCGCCCGCGCTGGGCGGCAGCTTCGCGGGGCTCGAGCCCATGGGGCTcctctgggccctgcagcccgACAGGCCCTTCTGGCGTCTGACCAAGCGGGACGTGCAGACGCCGCTGGCCGTGGAGCTGGAGGTGCTGGACGGCCACGCCCCGGAGCCCGGGCAGCTCCTGGCCCGCGCGCTGCTGGAGCGCCGCTTCCTGCCGCCGGGGGTGCGGCGCCAGCCGGTGCGCGCGGGCCGGGTGCGCGCCACGCTCTTCCTGCCGCCAG GATCTGGACCCTTCCCAGGGGTCATCGACATCTATGGTGTTGGAGGGGGCCTGGTGGAATACCGAGCTAGCCTGCTGGCTGGCCATGGCTTTGCCACGATGGCGCTAGCTTTTTATGGCTTTGAAGATCTCCCCAAGGAATATGGTGACATACACCTGGACTACTTTGAAGAAGCCCTGTGCTACATGATTGAACACCCTCAG GTAAAGGGTCCCAGCGTTGGACTTCTGGGCATTTCTCTAGGAGCTGATATTTGTCTCTCAATGGCCTCTTTCTTGAAGAATATCTCAGCCACCGTTTCCATCAATGGATCTGGGTTCAGTGGAAACAGAACCATACGCTACCAGCAGACTAGCATCCCGCCATTGGGCCACGACCTAAGGAGGAGCAAGGTAGCTTTCTCAGGCCTCCTGGACATTGTGGATATCCGGAATGACGTTGTAGGATGGTGTGAGAACCCCAGCATGATCCCAGTAGAGAGGGCCCAGGGGCCCCTCCTCTGCATTGTTGGTCAGGATGACCATAACTGGAGGAGTGAGTTATATGCCCAAATAATTTCTGAGCGATTGCAGGCACGGGGAAAGGACAGCCCCCAGGTCATGTCTTACCCTGGCACTGGGCACTACATTGAGCCGCCCTACTTCCCAGTGTGCCTGGCTTCCCTGCACAAATTACCCAACAAACCGGTCCTCTGGGGTGGGGAACCCAGGGCTCATTCTCATGCCCAGGTAGATGCTTGGAAGCAAATTCTGGCCTTCTTTGGCAAACACCTGGGAGGTGCCCAGAAGAGACTTCCCCCTAAATTGTGA
- the LOC100342993 gene encoding acyl-coenzyme A thioesterase 6, with amino-acid sequence MLQHPQVKGPNGLLGFSKGGDLCLSMASFLKDITATVLINACVANTLVPLHYKDMVIPELGSDPAKQKITESGCLISVDMWNNPLEEPNLQSLIPLEKAQGPFLFIVGLDDQSWKSEFYAQIACDWLQAHGKDRPQIIQYPEAGHCIDPPYFPLCRASVHAVLGKAVFYGGEPRAHSRAQVDAWQQIQRFFYKHLSGTEPVTHSKI; translated from the exons ATGCTGCAGCATCCACAG gTGAAAGGCCCTAATGGGCTTCTTGGCTTCTCCAAAGGAGGAGACCTGTGTCTCTCAATGGCTTCTTTCTTGAAGGACATCACAGCTACTGTACTAATCAATGCCTGCGTAGCCAACACACTTGTTCCTCTGCATTACAAGGATATGGTCATTCCCGAGCTTGGCAGCGACCCAGCGAAACAAAAAATCACTGAGTCAGGCTGTCTGATTTCTGTGGATATGTGGAACAATCCACTAGAGGAACCCAACCTCCAAAGTCTTATTCCACTGGAGAAGGCCCAGGGTCCTTTCCTGTTTATTGTTGGCCTGGATGATCAAAGCTGGAAGAGTGAATTCTATGCTCAGATAGCCTGTGACTGGTTACAAGCCCATGGGAAAGACAGACCTCAGATAATACAATACCCGGAAGCAGGTCACTGTATTGACCCACCTTATTTTCCTCTCTGTAGAGCCTCTGTGCATGCAGTGTTAGGCAAAGCAGTGTTCTATGGAGGTGAGCCAAGGGCTCACTCAAGGGCacaggtggatgcctggcagcAAATTCAACGTTTCTTCTATAAGCACCTTAGTGGTACAGAACCTGTCACACACAGCAAAATATAA